From the Streptomyces sp. Sge12 genome, the window AACATCTGCCGCTGCGGTACCTACTTCCGCATCCGGGAGGCCATCCGCAGCGCGGCACGCCGGATGTGAGTGGCGGCGGGATCCCGTGGCTTCCCCCGTGTCCGATCGCATCGAAGCCGCCGGGATCCTGCCGCTCGTCCGACAACCTACGTGCGGGCGGCGGCGTGCGCAGGGTTCGTCCTGCCCAGTGACCGGGCGAGACCGGTATCACAGCGCACAGTGTGCGGCGGGTGGTTGAATGCGGCCGTGTCCCGGTCCGACGACATCCTCAAGGTCCACCGGCTCGCCCACGCCGGCGGATCGGCCGCGCTGCTGGAGTGGCTCGCCTCCCACCTCGGAGGATGGGTCGCGGTGGTGGACCCCGAGGCGGAGCACGGTTCGGCCCCCGAGGCCGCCGTGCGCGGCGCCGCCGAGCTCGGCGCCCGCGGCGTACGGTCGGCGGTCCTGCACGGCGCCGACTGCGCGACCCTGCTCTTCGCACTCGACGGCAGGCGCGCGCTGGCCGCCGTACTGGAGCAGCCCCACCACCCCGACGCGCCCGCACTCCTCGCGGACGCCGCCGTCCCGCTGGGCCTCGTCCTGCGCGCCGAGGAGGCCGGGCGGCGGGAGGAACGGGTCCGGCGCGCCGAGGGGCAGGCCCGCGAGGCCGTCCTCCACCTGCTGATGAACGGCTGGTTGTCCACCGCCCACCAGATCGCGGGCACGCTGGGCCCCGCACTGCCCGACCCGATGCGGATGTACGTCGTCGAATGCCCGACGGGACGGCGCGCCGAAGTCGCCCGGCTCTGCCGGGAACTGACGGACGGCCGGGCCTGGATCGTGCGCTGCCCGGTCTACGTGCGCCACCTCATCGTGCTCGCCCCGCCCGCCCCGGCCGCGGGGGCCGCCTCCGGCGACCCGCTGGCCGAAGCGCTGGTGGAGGGGGCCCGGGACTGCGCGGTCGGGGTCAGCGGGGAACTGGCCCTGCGCGAGGCCCCGACCGCCTACACCCAGGCCTTCCACGCACTGGCCGTCGCCCGCGGGAGCGCCGATCGGCACGCCCGGTTCGGGCCCGGCCCCGAACTGGCGCTCGCCGCGCACGAGGCGGGAGCCGCCTGGGCCGAGGCGCTGCTCGCGCCCCTGCACACGTACGCGCCCCGGCGCCCGCAGGACCCCGGCGGGCAGGAGCTGCGGGCCACCGCCCACGCCTGGCTGAACTTCACCTCGCACGCCACGCGGCTCCTGAAGGTCCACCGCAACACCCTGGCGGCCCGGCTCCGACTGATCGAGGCGCTGCTCGGCCTGGACCTCGCGCGCCTGGCGGACCAGGCGGCGCTCTCCCTGGCCCTGCGGCTGACCTCGGGAGCGGGTCCAGGGCCAGGGGCAGGGGCGGGGCCGGGGGTCCGGGCGGGCGCGGGGAGCGGCGGCGCCCCGGGGACCGCCGCCCCCGGCCTCGACGACGTGCTGCGCGATCCGCGCCTGACCGACTGGGCCCGTGCCCATCTGAGCGGGCTGAGCGGTCCGGACGCCCCGCCGGGAGCCCGGGACACGGTCCGCACCTGGCTGGCGCACGACGCCCAACTCGTCCCGGCGGCCGCGGTACTGGGCGTCTCCGTCCCGGGCGCCCGCAAGCGGCTGACCCGCATCGAGGCACTGCTGGAGCGTTCCCTGCTGCAGTCCCCCAGTGCCCGGCACGACCTGTGGCTGGCGCACCGGGCGGAGGAGCTCGCCGGGTGACACAAGCCCCAGAAGGGCTGATCGCCGACAAGAATGGACGATCATGCCCGAATGAGGCGTATCAATGCGAAACGCGTGCTGGTCGGCGAACCCCTCGACACCGCCCGACTGGGCGAGACCCTGCTGCCCAAGCGGCTCGCCCTGCCGATCTTCTGCAGCGACCCGCTCTCCTCCGTGGCCTACGCCACCGAGGAGATCCTGCTGATCCTCGCCCTCGGCGGCGTCGCACTGCTGCACCTCACCTGGTACGCGGCCGCCGCCATCGTCTTCCTGCTCATCGTCGTCGTCGCCTCGTACCGGCAGACCTGCCACGCCTATCCCGGCGGGGGCGGCGCCTACGTCGTCAGCGCGGAGAACCTCGGGCAGACCGCCGCGCTCACCGCCGCCAGCGCCCTCCTCGTCGACTACGTGATGACCGTCGCCGTCTCGGTCGTGTCCGGCGTCTCCGCGATCACCTCGGCCATTCCCGCACTGAACGACCACGAAGTGGCCCTGTCCGTCGCCTTCGTGGTGCTGCTGACCCTGATGAACCTGCGCGGCGTACGGGAGTCGGGCCGCGTCTTCGCCATCCCCACCTACGGCTTCGTCCTCGTCATCTACCTCATGTTCGCCGTCGCGGCCGTCCGCCTCGGCACCGGCGACACCATCCGCGCCGAGTCCGCCGACCTCCCCATCATCCCGGTCGACACCTACACCGGACTCGCCCTGGTGTTCCTCACGATGCGGGCCTTCGCCTCCGGGTGCACCGCCCTCACGGGCGTCGAGGCGATCAGCAACGGCGTACCCGCCTTCCGCAAGCCCAAGGCCAGGAACGCGGCGACGACGCTCGCGGCGATGGGCGTGCTCTCCGTGACGATGTTCGCCGGCATCACCGCCCTCGCCATGTCCTACCAGGTGCACGTGGCGGCCGACCCCACCGAACTGGGCCTGCCCCCGGGCACCGCGACCTCCACCGCCCTCGCCCAGATCGGCCGTGCCACCTTCGGCAGCTGGCACTTCCTCTTCTACCTGCTCCAGGCCGTCACCGCCGGCGTGCTGATCCTCGCCGCCAACACCGCCTTCAACGGCTTCCCGATGCTCGCCTCGATCCTGGCCAGGGACCGGTACGCGCCCCGCCAGCTCTACAACCGCGGCGACCGGCTCGTCTACTCCAACGGCGTCGTCCTGCTCGCCCTCGCCGCCATCGCCCTCATCGTGGCCTTCGACGCCGAACTGACCCGCCTCATCCAGCTCTACATCATCGGGGTCTTCGTCTCCTTCACGCTCTCCCAGTCGGGCATGGTCCGGCACTGGCGGAAGGTGCTCGCCTCACCCGCCACCCCGCGCGAGGAGCGCATCCACATCCACCGCAGGCTCGCCATCAACGCGGTCGGCGCGACCCTGACCGCCCTGGTCCTGATCATCGTGCTGCTCACCAAGTTCACGCACGGCGCCTGGCTGGTCGTCATCGCCATGCCGCTGCTCTTCCTGGGGATGAAGGGCGTCCGCCGCCACTACGAGCAGGTCGCCCGGCAGGTCGCCATCGCCCCCGACGCCACCCCGCGCAGGCCCGCCCACCACCACGTCCTCGTCCTGGTCGCCGCCGTGCACGCCCCGACGCTCAAGGCCATCGGCTATGCGCAGGGGCTGCGCCCCGACACCCTGACGGCGGTCACCGTCGCGGCGGACGAAGCGGAGGCCACCCGGCTGCGCGAGGCGTGGGCCGAGCATGACACCGGCCTTCCGCTGAAGATCCTGCACTCCCCGTACCGGGAGGTGGTGGGCCCGATCCTGGCCCATGTCGAGGAACTGGCCGCCGACACCGCAACGGACATGCTGTCCGTGGTGATCCCCGAGTACGTGGTGGGCCACTGGTGGGAGCAGCCCCTGCACAACCAGAACGCCCTGCGGCTCAAGGCGCGGCTGCTGTTCACCCCGGGCGTCGCGGTGATCGACGTGCCGTACCTCCTGGAGTCGGCGCGATCCGCTGATCCGGTACGGCGGGACGGCTAGCCGTCTCCGCGGCGGCGCGCTGGAGCACCGCCGAGTGCGCCAGCGCCAACTCCACCACGTGCCGCGGGTCGGACAGCGAACGGCCGGTCAGCTGCTCCAGCCGGCGCAGCCGGTTGGAGACCGTGTTGCGGTGGCAGTACAGCCGCTGCGCGGCGTACGAGGTCGAACCCCGGCAGGTCAGCCAGGTGCCCAGGGTGGTCAGCAGTGTCCGCCGGTCCTCCGCGGGCAGCGCGAGCACCGGGCCAAGCACCACCTGGCGCAGCCGGCCCGCGAGTTCGGCCTGGCCCGCGACCAGGGCCGCCGGCAGCCGTTCGTCCAGCAGTGCGGTGCCCGGGCCCTCGGCCTCAGGGGCGGTGCGCAGCGCGAGGGCGGCCAGCCGGTGGGCCCGGGCCAGCTCGGCCGGCGTCCCGACGACCGGGCCGACCCCCGCGCGCACCCCGAGGGGCGCGAGGAGGTCCCGTACCGACTCCAGCGGATGGTGGCCGAGCTCCACCAGGCCGATCTCCCCGTCGGCGCGGACCCGCCACAGCACGCGCGGCGCGGAGGCGCTCCTCCCGGTGCCGGCGGTGTGCACCCCGGAGCCGTCGCCGGCCAGGACGACCACGGCGAAGCGGCCCCGCTCCGGCAACCCCAGCTGGACCGCGGCGGCTTCCGCATCGGCCGTGCCCGACGGCCCGCCGGCGCCGTCGAGCAGGACGTCCAGCAGGGCGGCCCGGCGCTCCCGGTCCCGATCGCCGTGCGCGGCCTCCGTGCGGTGATACGACTCGGTCACGGCGTCCGTCATCTGGTCCAGTACGTCCCACAGCGCCGCCGCTCCCGGCAGCAGCCGGGGCAGCGCCGCCCGGTCGTGGGCGGCCACCGCTTCGGTCAGGCTCTGCCAGAGCAGCCGGCCGCCACGGCGGTAGGTGCGCAGCAGGGAGGCGAGCGGCAGGCCCTGTTCGGCGCGGAGCGCACCGATGGCCCGGGCCTCGGCGAGCTCCACCGGCAGGCCGCGCGAGCTGCGCGTCAGGCCCTCGACGGCCTGGCGCAGGTGGTGGTGGATCCGCTCGCGCAGCTCGGCCCGGCCCAGCAGGGCGGCGTAGGCGGGGTCTTCGGTCAGCGTCCGGTCGGCGAGCCGGTCCGCCGCCACGGCGATCCGGCGGGACAGGTCCTCGCGTATCTCCTCGATGATCCGCTCCATGACGCGCAGCCTGACACGGGGGAGGGGGCGGTGGGGAGGGCCCGGACCGGCCGCGTCCGCTACCGTGACCGAAGCACTGCACTTGCAGTGCTCACCGGAACTGCCCCCTCCACCCCCTGGGACCCGCTCATGCGCCAGAACCCGCAGCGCCGCTCCGCGCTGCTCGACGCCGCCATCGAAGTCCTGGCGCGCGAGGGCTCGCGCGGGCTGACCCTGCGCGCCGTGGACGCCGAAGCGGGCGTGCCCACGGGCACCGCGTCGAACTACTTCGCCAACCGGTCCCAGCTGCTCGTCCAGATCCTGCACCGCACCCGGGAGCGGCTGGTGCCGGACCCGGCGGACCTCGCCGGCACGCCGGACACCGCGGTCCTGCTCGCCCGGCTCCTGGAACGGATGCGGCGCGAGCGCAGTGTGCACATCGCGATGCTGGAACTGCGGCTGGAGGGCACCCGGCGCCCCGAGCTCCAGACGGAGCTCGCCGCCTTCCAGGGCCTGGAGCTGGAGGCCAACATCACCTGGCACCTGGACGCGGGTCTGCCCGGGGACCGGCAGGGCGTGGTCCTGATGTACCTGGCGATGCTCGGCCTGATCGTGGACGACCTGACCGCACCCGCGATGCTGGAGGCACACCCGGCGCAGGGGCTCATTGAAACGATGGTCGAGCGCCTCCTCCCGGAGAAGCCCGCGGAATGACTATCGTGCCGGTGAACAAGCACCGGCGGGGTGGGGAAACCGTGGAGAGTGCGGACATGGCGGATATCGCGGACATTGAGGGCCTCAGGGAAATATCGGATGTCGCAGAGGATGCGGCGGACGGGATCCGGTGGCTGGCCGACTGGGACCAGTGGTTCGCCGGTCTGACCTTCGCCCGGGGCATAGGCCCCGACGAACTCGCCGCACGCCTCGGGGCCCTGCCCGGGGTGCGGCCCGGGCCGCTGGGCGCGGCGGCCGCCTGGAGCCTGGTCGCCGAGACCGTGGACGGTGACGGCGTGGCCCGCGTCGGCCGGTGGGGCGGCTGGTCCTTCGCCGTCGAACACGGCCTGCCGGCCGGAGCGGAACGGCTCGCCGAGGTCTCCCGGGACGGGGTCGAGGCCGTCCACCTCGACCCGCAGCCCGATCATCCGCCCAAGCAGTTCGCGTACGCCCGGGACGGCGAGCTGGTGTGCTGCTTCGGCCTCGGCGAGGAGGTCTGGCGCGGCGGACACCGCCCGGACTTCCTGCTCCCGGAACTGATCGCCGCCGGCATCCTCACCCCGCAGGGCGCGTGCGCCCGGCCGGCCGACGAGGCGGAGGGGGACCGCGACCGGCGCGTCCTCGCCGTTCTGGAACGCCGCTTCGGACTGTCCGTGCCGCGCCGCCTGATCGCGGACACCCCGCTCCCGGCGTACGTGACCTGCACGCGATAGGGGGCGTGCGATGGCCGTTCGCCGCCCGCCCGGGCTTCAGGATGCGGTGATCTTATGCTCAGGTTTACGCGAGTCCCGCTGGTCTTGCGCCCGATGAGCGACTTTGATGGGTTCGCCAGGCCTCGTACCGAAGCAGGGGGACCAGCCATGGGCGCCGACCACAGTCAGGCCGACCACAGTCAGAAGGACAGCACACCCACCCTGATCGGTTCCGTGCAGCGCGCGCTGCGCCTCCTGGAAGCGATGTCCGCGGAGGGCGGTGCGACGGCCAAACGGCTGGCCCGGCTCACCGGGATCCCCCTGCCCACCGTCTACCACCTGCTGCGCACCCTCAGCCACGAGGGCTACGTGCTGCGCGAGGGAGGGTCGTTCCGCCTCGCGGACGATCTTCCGCTCGCCTCGTGATCAGATTCCGACGCGTTCCGGCCAAGCTCTCGCACCCTTCCTGGCATGTTCCAGCGGAAAATGCCAGAACGCCCTTTCGTACTGTGGAACTTGAGTAAGTTCCCTCCTGTCGCGCCGTACCACCGTGCACCCAGCACGTCCGGCCGGGAGGGGAGCCCGCGTGCCCGGGATCGACGAATGCCTGCTCGAAGCCATGGCCCTGCCTGGTGCGCGGGGGGCCGCGCTGGTCGACTGGAGCAGCGGACTGGCCCTCGGCACCGCCGGGGAATCACCCGTGGGTGACCACGAGACCACCGCCGCCGAGACCGCCGAACTGGCCCGGGCGGCCGCCGAGTACGAGTCCTTCGCCCCCGTGGAGACCGACTCGGCACACGGAGGCGGAGCCGTACCCTCCGCCGGTTCGTCCGCCGGCTTACCGGCCGGCCCGCCCGTCGAGGATCTGATCGTCACCACCCGCACTGGATACCACGTACTGCGCTTCGTCGAGACGAGCTTCGACAGCAGCGTATTCCTGCACCTGTGGCTCGACCGTGCGGACGGCAACCTCGCCCTCGCGCGCCACAGGCTCCGCGCCCTGGCCGAGGGACTGGTGCTCAGATGACCACCCAGGTCGCGGCCGTGAACGCGAACGCCCTCGCCGCTGTCTCACCCCTACTCACCCGACTCGCCGCGGAGCGCGCCACCGGCGCCCTGCTCCGCGACCGCGGCACCCTCTTCCTGGAGGACGGCCGCATCGTGCACGCGGAGAGTCCGGCCACCCCCGGCCTCGACGTACTGCTCACCACCGGCGGCGGCCTCGCGCCCGAGCGGTGGCGGGAGGCGGTGGACCGGGCCGGCGCCCGCCGCCAGGTCGCCCGCTTCCTCGTGGACAGCGGCGGGCTCGCCGGCGGGGAGCTGGAGATATGCCACCTCGCCGCCATCTTCGACGCCGCCTTCTTCGCACTCTCCCCGGGCAGCGGACCCTCCCGGTTCCGCCGCGGGGCCACCCACTGGATAGGCTCCGTCCGCTCCGTTCCCGCCGCCGCCGTCGAGCGCGAGACCCGCCGTCGCCGGGACCTGCTCGACGCGGTCTGGCCGTACCCCCTGCTCGACACCTCGCCGGTGGTGCCCCGGGCGGCCGCGCCCGGCCAGACGATCACCGCCCGGCAGCGCACCCTGCTCGGCCAGGCCGACGGCCTGCGCACCCCGGCCGACCTCGCGTGGGTCCTGGGCCGGCCCGCCTTCCACACCCTGCTCGACGTACGGCGCCTCGCGGCGGCGGGCCTGGTCGAGACCCCTCACACCCCGGCCCCGCCGCCGGCCGTGGCGCCCCTGCCCGACTGGATGACCGAGGCCCAATCCCCGGACGTGGCGCTGCTCCGCCGGTTACGCGACGCACTGGAGGCAAGTCTGTGAGGCTCCCGCTGCGACCGGCCCTGCGCGCCGACCGCTCCGAGCGTAGGCAGCCCGAAAGGAGAAAGGCCGACATGAGTACGGTGCCCCCCGAGACGGAGGCCGAGATACTCGCGGAGCTCCGCAGGCTGCGGGCCCGGGTACCCCAGCTCACCGGCGCCCTCGCCGCGAGCGCCGACGGCTTCGTCCTCGCCCAGGACAGCGCCGCCGCCGAGGCCGAGTCCGTCGCCGCGCTCACCGCGGCCGCCCTCGGTGTGGCCCAGCGGCTCAGCGACAGCACCGGCCAGGGTGCCTTCCGCGAACTGCTCGTACGGGGTGAGGACGGATACGTCGCGACCTACGCGGCCGGCCTGGCGGCCGTCCTCACCCTGACCGCCGAGCCGCGTGTCAACGTCGGGCGCCTCCACCTGGAGGCCCGGCGTTCGAGTCTGCGGATCGCCGAACTGATCGACCGCACCCTCGGGGTCCGGGGTCCCGGAGCCCCGCCGGGCTGAACGCGCGCTCCGGTCGGCGGCAGGACCCGAGGGTCCGGCACGAGCCGCCACCGCTACTGCCAGTCACCTTCCCGTCACATCCCAGTCGTATCCAGTCGTATCCCAGTCAAGTGAAACGAGAAAGAGGAACCTCTCATGGTCAATGTGGACACCGCACTCAAGGAAGCCACCACCACCATCGAAGGCGCGATCGGTGCCGCCCTGGTGGACTACGGCAGTGGTATGGCCCTCGGTACGATCGGGGGCGGCAAGGACCTCGACCTCGCGGTCGCGGCGGCGGGCAACACGGACGTGGTGCGCGCCAAGGTCCGCACGATGGAGATGCTCGGCATCAAGGACGAGATCGAGGACATCCTCATCACCCTCGGCGGCCAGTACCACCTGATCCGGCTGATGAAGAGCCGCGGATCCTCGGGCTTCTTCCTCTACCTGGCCCTCGACAAGGGGCGGGCCAACCTCGCGATGGCCCGTCACCAGCTGAAGAAGATCGAGGCCGAACTGGAGATCTGACCGGCCCATCGGGCACGGTCGGCCGGGTCCAATCGCATCGTCCGAGTGGCGGACGGCTGAATTCTTTGCCGTCCGCCCTGGCGATCAGCCGCCTATGCCCCATATGGGTGGAGTTTATGACTCTGTTACAGAGTAGGATGCTGTGAGCAGCTGATCATCGACAAAGCATAAAACGCTGGAGAAACCGCCACCCATGCCCCCGCGCCTGAGCATCGTCGTCCCCGTCTACAACGTCGAGCTCTACCTCGACGAGTGCCTGGAATCGATCGCATCCCAGACCTTCGACGACTTCGAGGTCATCCTCGTGGACGACGGGTCCACGGACACCAGCGCCGTCATAGCGAAGGCGTTCGCAGCCCGGGACAAGCGCTTCCGGGTAGTGATGCAGGACAACGCAGGCCTCGGTGCCGCCCGCAACGTGGGCGCGCGTCACGCCGACAAGGACAGCGAGTACCTGGCCTTCGTCGACAGTGACGATACGATGCCCGACTACGCCTACCAGCGTCTCATCGAGGCCCTCGACGAGACGGGTTCCGACTTCGCGGGCGGCAACGTCAAGCGTTTCCGCTCCGTCGGCATGCAGCAGTCCTGGGGCCACCGGGCCGCCTTCGCCCGGACCCAGCTGAAGACCCACATCTCCAAGTTCCCGGCGCTGGTCACCGACCGCACCGCGTGGAACAAGGTCTACCGGCGCAGCTTCTGGGACCGGCACGGCTTCCAGTACCCGGAGGGCATCCTCTACGAGGACGCCCCGGTCAGCATCCCCGCGCACTACTTCGCGTCCAGCGTCGACATCATCAGCGACTGCGTCTACCACTGGCGCGTCCGCGAGACCGGCGAGCGCTCCATCACCCAGCGCTCCACCGACCCGATCTCGCTCATCGACCGCGTGAAGTCCGTGCGCCTGGTCCGTGAGTCCCTCAAGGCCAAGCAGGGCGCCAAGTACGTCCGTTACCTGCGGGACTACGACTACAACGTGCTGAGCGAGGAACTCCCGCTCATCTACAAGTACGTCGGCGAGGGCGGCCCCGACTTCCGCGCCGCGTTCGTCAAGGAGGTCGGCGGACTCGTCCGCGAGATCGGCACCGGCCCCTGGTCCGACCTGACCGTCGCCGACCGGCTCAAGGCGTACCTCGCCGGCGAAGGCCGCGTCGAGGACTTCATCGCGCTTCAGGACCACCAGCGCGACTACAGCTACAGCGTGCCGGTCAAGGGCCTCGCCCGCCCGCAGGCCGACTACCCCTTCCTGCACGGCCGCCCGCCGGTGCCGGCCAAGATCCTCACCCTCGGCCCGCGCGAGCGCCGCGTGGTCAGCCGCCTGGAGCAGGCGAGCTGGGTCGACGGCAAGCTGCTGCTGCGCGGCTACGCCCTCCCCGGCCACCTCGGCGCGGAGAGCCGCCTCGGCTCCCGCAAGATGCTGGTCTTCCGCGAGGGCGGCAAGCGCCGCCGCTCCGTCGTCAGCGCGCGCACCGTCGCCTCCCCGATGGCCACGGTGAAGGCCCCGCACCTCGCCCTGCGGCACGCCGACTGGGCCGGCTTCACGGCCGTCGTCGACCCCTCGATCTTCCAGTCGGGCGGCAAGTGGAACCAGGGGATATGGACCACGTCCATCGCCGTCACCGGAGCCGGCGGCCTGCACCGCGCCCGCCTGCGGGGCGGGGAGCACGACACCGGCCAGAGCCCGCCGCCGTACTGGGTGGCCCCCGACGTCCGGATCGTCCCGGCCGTCTCCGGCGCCCTCACCATCCAGGTGGAGATCGCCCGCGCCCGTGCGCTGGACGTCCACCCCGCCGGTGACGACGCCGTCGAGATCACCGGTGAACTCTCCGCCGAGGCCGTCGGCGCCACCACCCTGCAGGCCGTCCACGTCACCACCGGCACCGTCCTCACCTTCCCGCTGGACAGCGCCGCGTCCGGCGCCGGCCGCACCGCTTTCACCGCCCGTGTCCCGCTGGCCGAACTGGCCGCCGTACCGGACGCCCCGTGCGAGCCGGGCGAGTGGGCCCCGGAGCCCTGGAGCCTCTCGGTCATCGGCCCCGACGGCACCGAGCACCGCCTCGTCCACGACGAGCGCGGCGGGTTCGACGGTCTCGTCCTGCCCCTGCCCGGCGAGGAAACCGGCCGCTCCCTCTTCGCCAAGCGCGGCAACACCGGACACCTCACCCTCTCCGTGCAGCCCTCGCCGCCGCTGGTCGACGAGGTCTCGGCCGAGGACGGCACCCTCACCCTGCGCGGCCGCTTCGTCGCGCCGACCGACGAGCCGTACGAGTTCGTCGTGCACAACGCGCACGGCGTGGAGTACTGCTACCCGGTGACCCGCGACGGGGACACCTTCGAGGCGGTCTTCCGGCCCGTGCTCCCCGAGGCGTACGCCGGCCGCACCACGCTCCCCGAGGGCCGCTGGTGGCCCACGATGCGTCCCGTCGCTCAGGGCGGAACCACCGCCGGACTGCTCGGTGTCGACCGCGGTGCCCCCGTGCAGATGAGCCCCGGGCTCCTCTTCACCGGGCCGCACCCCTTCACCGTCCAGGGCCGCCGGATGCGGGTCGAGACCCGCTTCCACGACCGCATGGTGCTCGTCGCCGACCCGCTGATCAGCCCGCACGACCGCTCCAACTACGCGCAGCGCGTCGCCCGGTTCGAGACCTACCCGGCGCAGCGCGCCCTGCCGGTCAAGGACATCGTCGTCTACGACACCTTCCAGGGGCAGAGCTCCGGCGACTCGCCGCGCGCCATCCACGAGGAGCTGGTGCGCCGCGGCGAGAAGCTGGAGCACATCTGGCTGGTTCGCGACGGCCAGACCGAGGTCCCGAAGACCGCCCGCGCCGTGCAGTACAACAGCGTGGAGTCGTGGGAGGTGCTGGCCCGCGCCCGCTACTACGTGACCAACGACAACGTGCCGCGGCGTTTCCAGCGCCGCTCCGGCCAGGTCGTCGTACAGACGTGGCACGGCACGCCGATCAAGCAGATCGGGCACGACTTCGTGCACGACTACTACACGAGCCCGGACATCCTGGAGGGGCTGGAGCACGACAGTGCCCAGTGGACCCTGCTCGCCTCCCCGAGCTCCTACGCCACGCCCCTCCTCAAGCGCGCCCTCGGCTACGACGGCGAGGTCATCGAGGCGGGCAGCCCGCGTGCGGACGCGCTGGTGCGGCCCGACGCGCAGCGGATCGCCGAGGTCCGGCGGCGGCTCGGCCTGCCCGAGGGCAAGAAGGTCGTCCTCTACATGCCCACCTGGCGCGAGAACAACGAGGGCTTCTCGGGCGGCTACAAGCTCGACCTGCGGATCGACCTGGACGAGGCCCGCCGCGAGCTGGGCGAGGACCACGTCCTGCTGGTCCGCGGCCACCACCACGTGACCGAGCAGGTCCGTGACGGCGTCCGCGACGGATTCGTCGTCGACGTGTCCCGCTGGCCCGACGCGGCCGACCTGCTGCTGGTCGCCGACGTGCTGATCTCGGACTACTCCTCCGCGATCTTCGACTTCGCGCACACCGACCGGCCGATCCTGCTCTTCACGTACGACCTGGAGCACTACCGCGGCACGCTGCGCGGCTTCAACTTCGACCTGGAGGAGAAGGCTCCGGGACCGCTGCTGGCCGACTCGGCGAGCCTGATCGAGGCCGTGCGCAACGCGGACGCGGTCGGGGCGGAGTACGCCGAGGCGCGGGCGGCGTTCCGCGCCGAGTTCTGCGACCTGGACGAGGGCAACGCCGCCGAGCGCGTCGTCGAGCGGATGCTCGCGATGGGTGCGGCTCCCGCGAAGTAAGCCGTACGGGCGAATTTCGGGCTGAATGACGGACCGGCCCCGGACCACCGATGAATTTCGGGTCCGGGGCCGGTCTGTATGTGAGGGACGGTGTCCACCGTCCACCACCCCGGCCCGGAGGCAGAGATGAGCGGCAACGGCAACGGCAGCGGCAGCGGATTCACCACGTGTCTGTGGTTCGACGGCAACGCGGAAGCGGCCGCCGACTACTACCTGTCGGTCTTCAAGAACGGCAGGCTCGGCCGCA encodes:
- a CDS encoding bifunctional glycosyltransferase/CDP-glycerol:glycerophosphate glycerophosphotransferase, with protein sequence MPPRLSIVVPVYNVELYLDECLESIASQTFDDFEVILVDDGSTDTSAVIAKAFAARDKRFRVVMQDNAGLGAARNVGARHADKDSEYLAFVDSDDTMPDYAYQRLIEALDETGSDFAGGNVKRFRSVGMQQSWGHRAAFARTQLKTHISKFPALVTDRTAWNKVYRRSFWDRHGFQYPEGILYEDAPVSIPAHYFASSVDIISDCVYHWRVRETGERSITQRSTDPISLIDRVKSVRLVRESLKAKQGAKYVRYLRDYDYNVLSEELPLIYKYVGEGGPDFRAAFVKEVGGLVREIGTGPWSDLTVADRLKAYLAGEGRVEDFIALQDHQRDYSYSVPVKGLARPQADYPFLHGRPPVPAKILTLGPRERRVVSRLEQASWVDGKLLLRGYALPGHLGAESRLGSRKMLVFREGGKRRRSVVSARTVASPMATVKAPHLALRHADWAGFTAVVDPSIFQSGGKWNQGIWTTSIAVTGAGGLHRARLRGGEHDTGQSPPPYWVAPDVRIVPAVSGALTIQVEIARARALDVHPAGDDAVEITGELSAEAVGATTLQAVHVTTGTVLTFPLDSAASGAGRTAFTARVPLAELAAVPDAPCEPGEWAPEPWSLSVIGPDGTEHRLVHDERGGFDGLVLPLPGEETGRSLFAKRGNTGHLTLSVQPSPPLVDEVSAEDGTLTLRGRFVAPTDEPYEFVVHNAHGVEYCYPVTRDGDTFEAVFRPVLPEAYAGRTTLPEGRWWPTMRPVAQGGTTAGLLGVDRGAPVQMSPGLLFTGPHPFTVQGRRMRVETRFHDRMVLVADPLISPHDRSNYAQRVARFETYPAQRALPVKDIVVYDTFQGQSSGDSPRAIHEELVRRGEKLEHIWLVRDGQTEVPKTARAVQYNSVESWEVLARARYYVTNDNVPRRFQRRSGQVVVQTWHGTPIKQIGHDFVHDYYTSPDILEGLEHDSAQWTLLASPSSYATPLLKRALGYDGEVIEAGSPRADALVRPDAQRIAEVRRRLGLPEGKKVVLYMPTWRENNEGFSGGYKLDLRIDLDEARRELGEDHVLLVRGHHHVTEQVRDGVRDGFVVDVSRWPDAADLLLVADVLISDYSSAIFDFAHTDRPILLFTYDLEHYRGTLRGFNFDLEEKAPGPLLADSASLIEAVRNADAVGAEYAEARAAFRAEFCDLDEGNAAERVVERMLAMGAAPAK